GAGGCGTGGGCCATCTTCGGTGTCTATCCGGCCATCGACTGGTCGCCCGACAGCCGGCACCTCGTCTTCTGGGCGCAGGGGAAACTCTGGAAGCTCGATGTCGCCACCAAAGCCGTCGCGGAAATCCCCTTCGAAGTGGATGTGGAGATGACGGTCACCGAAGCCGTGCGCTTCCCCCAGGCCGTCAGTCCCGAGTCGTTTGACGTGAAGATGGTGCGAGATGCCGCGACGTCCCCGGATGGCAAAACGCTGGTCTTTAACGCCCTGGGACACCTCTGGAAAAAAACGCTGCCCGACGGCGCGCCGGCCCGGGTGACGGACGGTGCGGCCTTTGAGTACGAGCCGGCTTTCAGTCCGGACGGCCAGTGGATCGTCTATACCACGTGGGACGACGAGGCGCGCGGGGCGATCCATAAAGTGGCCACCCGCGGCGGCGCACCCGTCCGGCTCACCCCGCGCCCCGGCTATTTCGCCACGCCCCGCTTCTCGCCGGACGGCTCGCGGATCGTCTACCGGCGGCAGAACGGCAACAGTCTTCTGGGCTTTTTGCACGGCGTCGACCCCGGGCTGTACTGGATGCCGGCCGAAGGCGGCGAGGGGACGCTCATCCGGGAAGACGGCTCCGATCCCCGCTTCTCGCCGGATGGATCCCGCGTCTACTTTCTCTCGGGCGGAGGGCTCACCAAGACCTACAAAAGCGTCCGCCTCGACGGCGGAGATGAGCGTACCCACTTCGATCTGAAGTATGCGGATGCCATCGTCCCGAGCCCCGACGGTGCCTGGGTGGCGTTCACCGAGCTCCATAATGCCTACATCGCCGCCTTCCCGAAAACCGGCAGCCCCATCGAGCTGAGCAAGGACACCAAGGCCATCCCCGTCAAGCAGGTGTCGCGCGACGCCGGCCTGTACGTCCACTGGTCGGCCGACAGCCAACGGCTCCACTGGGTGCTGGGGCCGGAGTACTTCTCGCGCGATCTGAGCGACAGCTTCTCGTTTGTCGCCGGCGCGCCAGACACGCTGCCGGCCATCGACTCGACCGGCGTCGCCATCGGGCTGACGGCCCGGACCGATGCGCCCACGGGTCGGCTCGCGTTCACCGGCGCCCGCATCATCACCATGAACGGCGATGAGGTCATCGAAAATGGCGTCCTCGTCGTCGAAGGCAACCGCATCGTTGCCGTGGGCCCGGCGGGCGGGGTGCAGGTCCCGGCCGGCGCTACCGTCATCGGCGCCTCGGGTACGACGATCATGCCGGGGCTGGTGGATGTCCACGCCCACGTGAGCCACTTCTTCGATGGTCCGTCCCCGCAGCAGAACTGGGCGTATATGGCCAATCTGGCCTTTGGCGTGACCACCCTGCACGACCCCTCGGCCAACACCTCGTTTGTCTTCAGCCAGTCGGAGCTCGTCAAGGCCGGCGGCACCGTCGGTCCGCGCGTCTATTCAACCGGCACCATCCTGTACGGAGCCGATGGCGATTTTAAGGCCGTCATCAACTCGCTCGACGACGCCCGCTCGCACCTGCGGCGGATGAAGGCCGTCGGCGCCTTTTCGGTAAAGAGTTACAACCAGCCCCGGCGCGAGCAGCGGCAGCAGGTGCTTCAGGCGGCGCGCGAACTCGAGATGATGGTGGTGCCCGAGGGCGGGTCGACGCTGTACCACAACCTGACCATGATCGTGGATGGCCACACCGGCATCGAGCACAACATCCCGGTGGCGCCGCTCTACAACGATGTGATGAGCGTGTGGGCCGAGACAAAGGTCGGCTATACCCCGACGCTCGTCGTCAACTATGGCGGGCCATCGGGCGAGTACTACTGGTACCAGCACGACTCCGTGTGGGATAACGACCGACTGCTCCGTTTTTACCCGCGATCGGCGCTCGACGCCCGCGCGCGCCGGCCGACGATCGTGCCGGACGATGAGTATTTCCACATGGAGGTGTCGCGGTCCGCCAAAGCCCTCGTCGACCGCGGAGGACGCGTCCAACTTGGGGCGCACGGCCAGCTGCAGGGCCTGGCCGCTCATTGGGAGTTGTGGATGTTCGCGCAGGGGGGAATGACCAACCACGAGGTCCTCCGCGCCGGCACGCTGTTCGGGGCCGAATACCTGGGCCTGGATGGCGACATCGGCTCGCTCGAAGCCGGCAAGCTGGCCGACCTCGTCGTGCTCGACGCCAACCCACTGGACGACATCCGAAACACCGAAACCATCCGCCTGGTGATGGTCAATGGCCGGCTGTTCGACGCCGCGACCATGAACGAAGTCGGCAACCACCCCCGCGAGCGCAAGCCGTTTTACTGGCAGACCGACGGCCTGGACGATACCTTCATCTGGGCGGACGACGCGCTGGGGCTGCCGTTTGGGCCAGTGTGCTCGTGCGGCCGGCATTGACGGTGGGGCTGGATAACAGTGTGCCCATGTAAAGAATGTACTGGAACGATTAAAATGCCATTGTTTTTGGGGATGTTGGATTTAGATCTACCGTGGCGTTTATCGAGGGGCTGCGGTGAGGCGGTATCGCGAGGGGCGCGCCAATTTTTCAGCAAGTCCTTCCGAGACAAGCCGGTCCAGCCAGATCCTCGCCTGGCTTGTTGCTACGCCGATCGCGGTGGCAAATTCGGCTTCGCCCATCGGTTCACGGAGTGCCACGAGGGCGATGCTCCGTACCGTTTCAAACAGGTGTTCGGCTGGACTTACGGCTGGACTTACACTTCCGTCCAGCAAACGTGCCTCCTGGCTATCGGCCCGAGGCATCACCTCGGTCGCACGTGGTTCGGCCTGAAACCCCGCGGCCGGCTCACGCACCATCGACGGCCGCTCGGCGGGCTCGGCCGGGACACTATCGAACAGGGACGGCGCTTCGCGCAAACCTGAGCCTGAAACATCCGCAGCTACCTGAAGAAGCGCGCGCATCGCCTCGGGAGTATCGGGATCCGGCCAGGGGTGTGCTCCTTTCGATCGCAGCACGTCCAGCGCCTTGTTTGGAGTGCCACTCGATCGAACAAAAACCCGGACACAGCGCAGCTTGTCGAGCTGCTCCACGGCGCCGGCCCACGTACCGCCCTCGTTATATGCGGCGTTCACCACCAGCGCAGCGTCGGCGAGTGCGTAGATCAGCTTGTTTCGTTGCATGGCGTGGCCTACCAGGAATCCCGACCGCGGATCGAAGGGCGACACCAGCACGAGTCGGCCCTGTAACAGAGCCTCTCGGTAGTCGCGTTTAAGCGCTTGTTTTTCCAGGCTGTCAGAAAGCACGCCACAAACAGTACCGCCGGCTTCCAGGGCGGCGTCCATCGCCGCATGATCGATGCCTTTCGCCCCCCCCCGATACAATGCTCTGGGAGGCGGAGGCGGCCAGAGCGCCAACCGAGCGGGTAAACTGAATCAACCCATCGTCCGCATCGCGCGAACCCACGACGCCCAACCCTCCCCCGTCCAGCAAGGTGCTCGCGCCGGCTCCGTATAGAATGGCGGGCGCATACTCGCGGAGTCTCGATTTCAGGCGACGGGGATACGAGTTGTCGGCCCGGCTGGCGACCCAGATGGCGCGCGATTGCCAGTGTTCGACTACCTGGCTCAGCAGGAAGCCTCGCTCAAGAAGCGACTCCAGGCGACCGGGTTCAACGATGGCGCCACCAGCGTTTACTAGTTCGTGGGCGTTTGGCGAGAGGAGGTCGGCCGGCTCCGCGTTTTGTTCGCGCAGGAAATGCGCAAGGCGGTTGTATTCACCGAGCGAAAGCAATTTGGGGCCTTCCGCGCCCTTGCCCAGCAGCAGGGGGGCGGTGAGCAGGAGGATGGCTTTCGTGTTGGATGAAAGCGGGGTGTCCATCAGTCTTTCCCTGTTTTCGCGAGCGCGAGGGGCCAGACCTCACCGCTCCCGTTTTGGCGCAACAGCCACGAGGCCAGTGTAAACGTCCAACGCGAGTCGACCATGTCGTCGATCAACAGTACGGGGCCGGCTGGAAAGGGGATGTCCATCAGGGAGAGAGAACCATCGACGTTTCGGGCTTGCTGGGCGCTATTGGCCATCTTTTTTTGCTCGGGCCGATCATCGGTTCTTGCCAGCACCGCAAGAAACGGCAAATCGAGCTTTTTTGCCAGTCGTTGCGCGAAATCGGGCACCAGATGAGGATGGCGGTGAGACGGAATACACGTAACCCAGGTTGGTCGTGGTGCGGGATTCCAGGCACGAATCAAAGCGGCGCAGGCATCTATCAATTCCTCGGAGAACGTACCGGTTTTGTACTTCCCCTTGCGGACGAGTCCACCCCAGCCGGCGTCTCCCCACAGGCACAGGGCTTTTCCCGCTTCGGCGCGCAACGTGTCCGGGATCAGGCCGGAAACCTGGGAGTGTGGCAAGCCGCCGACAGGCCATTTCTTGCGGGGCTCGATCGGAAGGCTGGTTCTACGGAGGAAGGCGACGGCCTCGCGGGCCACGGCATCGCAGACCTCGACAGGCAACGGAGGCAACAGGGCTGTTGTGATGCCCCGGGGCCGGCCGTCCAGGGCTCGAATCAGGAAATCCATGTGGCCGGACGGCA
This region of Rhodothermales bacterium genomic DNA includes:
- a CDS encoding amidohydrolase family protein, whose protein sequence is MMPIRYATLFVLLLVAICSPVVAQEDTTKWDVNAAFGPTQSVAFTTTEGTWINLDVSPDGQRLVFDLLGDLYTLPVAGGRATRLTSGPAFDLQPRFSPDGRRIAFTSDRAGGDNLWVMEADGANPAQVTNEDFRLVNGPAWTPDGQYLLGRKHFTSTRSLGAGEVWMYHTSGGAGLQLTKRKNDQQDQGNEIALSPDGRYVYFSEDVSGGSTFEYNKDPNSQIYAIRRLDRETGELKNLITGAGGSIRPTPSPDGTQIAFVRRVRAKSVLYVYDLATGAQRPLFDGLSHDQQEAWAIFGVYPAIDWSPDSRHLVFWAQGKLWKLDVATKAVAEIPFEVDVEMTVTEAVRFPQAVSPESFDVKMVRDAATSPDGKTLVFNALGHLWKKTLPDGAPARVTDGAAFEYEPAFSPDGQWIVYTTWDDEARGAIHKVATRGGAPVRLTPRPGYFATPRFSPDGSRIVYRRQNGNSLLGFLHGVDPGLYWMPAEGGEGTLIREDGSDPRFSPDGSRVYFLSGGGLTKTYKSVRLDGGDERTHFDLKYADAIVPSPDGAWVAFTELHNAYIAAFPKTGSPIELSKDTKAIPVKQVSRDAGLYVHWSADSQRLHWVLGPEYFSRDLSDSFSFVAGAPDTLPAIDSTGVAIGLTARTDAPTGRLAFTGARIITMNGDEVIENGVLVVEGNRIVAVGPAGGVQVPAGATVIGASGTTIMPGLVDVHAHVSHFFDGPSPQQNWAYMANLAFGVTTLHDPSANTSFVFSQSELVKAGGTVGPRVYSTGTILYGADGDFKAVINSLDDARSHLRRMKAVGAFSVKSYNQPRREQRQQVLQAARELEMMVVPEGGSTLYHNLTMIVDGHTGIEHNIPVAPLYNDVMSVWAETKVGYTPTLVVNYGGPSGEYYWYQHDSVWDNDRLLRFYPRSALDARARRPTIVPDDEYFHMEVSRSAKALVDRGGRVQLGAHGQLQGLAAHWELWMFAQGGMTNHEVLRAGTLFGAEYLGLDGDIGSLEAGKLADLVVLDANPLDDIRNTETIRLVMVNGRLFDAATMNEVGNHPRERKPFYWQTDGLDDTFIWADDALGLPFGPVCSCGRH
- a CDS encoding DNA-processing protein DprA codes for the protein MDAALEAGGTVCGVLSDSLEKQALKRDYREALLQGRLVLVSPFDPRSGFLVGHAMQRNKLIYALADAALVVNAAYNEGGTWAGAVEQLDKLRCVRVFVRSSGTPNKALDVLRSKGAHPWPDPDTPEAMRALLQVAADVSGSGLREAPSLFDSVPAEPAERPSMVREPAAGFQAEPRATEVMPRADSQEARLLDGSVSPAVSPAEHLFETVRSIALVALREPMGEAEFATAIGVATSQARIWLDRLVSEGLAEKLARPSRYRLTAAPR
- a CDS encoding DNA-processing protein DprA is translated as MDTPLSSNTKAILLLTAPLLLGKGAEGPKLLSLGEYNRLAHFLREQNAEPADLLSPNAHELVNAGGAIVEPGRLESLLERGFLLSQVVEHWQSRAIWVASRADNSYPRRLKSRLREYAPAILYGAGASTLLDGGGLGVVGSRDADDGLIQFTRSVGALAASASQSIVSGGGERHRSCGDGRRPGSRRYCLWRAF